In Symmachiella dynata, the following are encoded in one genomic region:
- a CDS encoding SO2930 family diheme c-type cytochrome, whose translation MMSSRPHSASAAGRWRLWLVGGCLIAWIGGCGSNQTPPPSGAQVQEPAQVEKVAAKPAAVVAEVKKTPKKKKRKRRERPKPYLSEYGLFEGPMAEMKPAAGVMPYDLNSALFSDYAWKSRFIKLPEGEKIEYREGTAFEFPVGTVIAKTFYFPIDFNDPTQGRRLIETRILLLRESGWIGVPYLWNDEQTDAVSEVAGETVNVSWKHYDGQERSNPYIVPNANDCKRCHTTGELFEPIGPRARYLNKDYEYPDGPENQLVHWTQAGILTGAPDDPAQAPKSAAWKDEQSGTVAERARAWLEINCAHCHSSTGPARNSGLHLLASVTDPYKLGVYKTPVAAGRGSGGHKYDIVPGNPDESIMLFRLMATHPGMAMPEFGRSLVEDESVALIHRWIEEMQVPEGFDVSNGIGEFETLTDEQLATFAQEVAEQGDAARGEEVFHRQRVNCFKCHTIGGAGERFGPDLLQPLGDKSLNYLIEALLLPNKAIPKGFETVNVITDSGDTYAGIVLEENDSELVLRDLTRPEIRIPQSSIAQRNAGVSLMPANAVSTLPRQDVVDLLRFLMELGQPGTFEVTSAPVIRSWQVLDPLPSNIARVDANRFIADLPERRDLTWEAAYSRTNGALALESAMAVPQSSLRIVRCQFDVTKAGNVAVKLNAADGLRVWLDGVAVDPAQLDSMNVEPGTRELTFMIDLDQRNDKTLRCEIHPAAKSPAAVQL comes from the coding sequence ATGATGTCGTCTCGACCACATTCCGCCAGCGCAGCCGGGCGTTGGCGGTTATGGCTCGTAGGGGGATGTCTGATCGCATGGATTGGTGGATGCGGGTCTAACCAAACGCCTCCGCCGTCCGGCGCTCAGGTCCAAGAGCCTGCGCAGGTCGAGAAAGTCGCTGCGAAACCGGCGGCCGTGGTGGCCGAGGTCAAGAAGACGCCGAAGAAGAAAAAACGCAAACGCAGAGAACGGCCCAAACCTTATCTGTCCGAATATGGTCTGTTCGAAGGCCCCATGGCGGAAATGAAACCAGCTGCGGGGGTGATGCCCTACGATCTCAACTCGGCACTGTTCTCCGACTATGCTTGGAAGTCCCGCTTTATCAAACTGCCCGAGGGGGAGAAGATCGAATACCGCGAGGGAACCGCTTTTGAGTTCCCTGTGGGCACGGTCATCGCCAAGACGTTTTACTTCCCCATCGACTTTAACGATCCCACGCAAGGGCGGCGGTTGATCGAAACGCGGATTTTGTTGTTGCGCGAATCGGGGTGGATCGGCGTGCCCTATCTGTGGAACGACGAACAGACCGATGCGGTCTCTGAAGTTGCTGGCGAGACGGTGAATGTCTCTTGGAAACACTATGACGGCCAGGAGCGATCAAACCCCTACATCGTTCCCAACGCCAACGACTGCAAACGCTGCCACACGACAGGTGAATTGTTCGAGCCGATCGGGCCGCGTGCACGGTATTTGAACAAGGATTATGAGTATCCCGATGGCCCGGAAAACCAATTGGTGCATTGGACGCAGGCCGGCATTTTAACCGGCGCTCCGGACGACCCGGCGCAGGCACCCAAGTCGGCTGCCTGGAAGGATGAACAATCCGGAACGGTCGCCGAACGGGCGCGGGCCTGGCTGGAGATCAATTGCGCCCATTGCCACAGTTCAACCGGCCCAGCGCGGAACTCCGGACTGCACCTGCTGGCCAGCGTGACCGATCCTTACAAGTTGGGCGTCTACAAAACACCCGTTGCTGCCGGTCGCGGTTCGGGCGGACACAAATATGATATTGTCCCGGGCAATCCGGACGAATCGATCATGTTGTTTCGCTTGATGGCAACTCACCCCGGTATGGCGATGCCGGAATTCGGACGGTCGTTAGTCGAAGACGAATCGGTCGCGCTCATTCATCGCTGGATCGAGGAGATGCAAGTTCCCGAAGGATTCGATGTCAGCAACGGCATCGGCGAATTTGAAACGCTGACCGACGAACAACTCGCAACATTCGCGCAAGAAGTCGCGGAGCAGGGGGATGCGGCGCGGGGAGAAGAAGTCTTCCATCGCCAACGCGTGAATTGCTTCAAATGCCACACCATCGGCGGCGCGGGGGAACGTTTCGGCCCCGACTTATTGCAACCGCTGGGAGATAAGTCGCTCAACTATCTGATAGAAGCGCTGCTGCTGCCCAACAAGGCGATTCCCAAGGGCTTTGAAACAGTGAACGTGATCACGGACAGCGGAGACACGTATGCCGGTATTGTGTTGGAGGAAAACGATAGCGAACTGGTGCTCCGCGATTTGACGCGGCCAGAGATTCGCATTCCCCAAAGCTCGATTGCGCAGCGTAATGCCGGCGTCTCCTTGATGCCGGCCAATGCCGTCTCGACATTGCCACGACAGGATGTGGTCGATCTGCTCCGCTTTCTAATGGAGTTAGGGCAACCGGGCACATTCGAGGTCACGTCCGCCCCAGTGATCCGCAGTTGGCAGGTCCTCGATCCGCTCCCGAGCAACATCGCCCGCGTGGATGCCAATCGCTTTATCGCCGACTTACCCGAGCGGCGCGACCTCACATGGGAAGCCGCCTATAGCCGCACAAACGGCGCCTTGGCACTGGAATCGGCAATGGCCGTTCCGCAATCCAGCCTCAGAATCGTACGCTGCCAGTTCGACGTGACCAAAGCAGGCAACGTCGCCGTCAAGTTAAACGCGGCCGACGGCCTGCGGGTCTGGTTAGACGGCGTCGCTGTCGATCCAGCGCAACTAGATTCTATGAACGTCGAGCCGGGCACGCGGGAGCTCACGTTCATGATCGACCTGGATCAGCGCAACGACAAAACGCTACGCTGCGAAATCCACCCCGCCGCCAAAAGCCCCGCAGCGGTACAATTGTAG
- a CDS encoding Ig-like domain-containing protein: MVCAVSLLLMTAHTAVCDDDKKPVNEKLERVTCRVRVVDALGNPVPGAIVMPVGFRALAQPKGYYEWVTERFGTQPKVKTGADGIAAIQIPKFAREQLEIGQVFWMVDDPDHVVYTQAHAIQDDPTEIRLKDGYRIAVTAIGAQTNEPIKQHLFAVQSGLPASLDPEWRMSKSGVLLSRVFDAAQVSLRLVALPPERPAMFSELITLDRAEDGGRVFLRNVPLKVGTRVQGKLDPAVPRPVIGGRVSAFITAGEPPNPHDRQKLWFWFDQTEIKPDGSFEFVSLPPGDIVQLVAMCDGWLSKSPTTDEIDAIVPWKQKERPDKNQVMPQVFSLNKPTIHPTIEMSKSATCKVMIVDPAGNRLANAKVTIVILRRLLRTGGVNLSYGYRSTDMLRTLRQGKDWNWESVWSRNDFQAKTDSDGIAVLRNLPGSRSIGLTATHAHFEYTTEEGRHFTKLELKPGETTEITIRMEPKGENELGAP, encoded by the coding sequence ATGGTTTGTGCAGTCTCACTACTGCTGATGACTGCCCATACTGCGGTCTGCGACGATGACAAAAAACCGGTCAACGAGAAACTGGAACGGGTCACCTGCCGTGTGCGTGTTGTGGATGCGTTGGGGAATCCGGTCCCAGGAGCGATCGTGATGCCCGTGGGCTTTCGAGCGCTCGCCCAGCCCAAAGGATACTACGAATGGGTAACCGAACGCTTTGGCACGCAACCCAAAGTCAAAACCGGTGCCGATGGGATTGCAGCAATCCAAATTCCCAAGTTCGCTAGGGAACAATTGGAAATCGGCCAAGTCTTTTGGATGGTGGATGATCCGGATCATGTGGTCTATACACAAGCCCACGCCATTCAAGATGACCCTACGGAAATCCGACTCAAGGATGGCTACCGCATTGCAGTCACAGCTATCGGTGCCCAGACCAACGAGCCGATCAAGCAACACTTATTTGCCGTCCAGAGCGGGCTCCCTGCTTCACTCGATCCTGAATGGCGGATGTCCAAAAGCGGGGTCCTGTTATCACGCGTATTCGATGCAGCACAGGTCTCGTTGCGACTGGTGGCGCTGCCTCCCGAAAGGCCGGCGATGTTCAGCGAGTTGATCACTTTGGACCGTGCCGAAGACGGTGGCCGCGTATTTTTGCGCAATGTGCCGCTCAAGGTGGGGACACGGGTGCAGGGTAAACTCGACCCCGCCGTCCCCCGACCTGTGATCGGCGGCAGGGTCAGTGCATTTATTACGGCTGGAGAACCACCCAACCCCCACGATCGACAGAAGCTTTGGTTTTGGTTTGATCAGACGGAAATCAAACCGGATGGATCATTCGAATTCGTATCGCTCCCACCCGGTGACATCGTGCAACTGGTTGCCATGTGTGACGGCTGGCTATCCAAATCGCCGACGACCGACGAGATTGACGCGATCGTCCCCTGGAAACAGAAAGAACGCCCGGACAAAAATCAGGTGATGCCTCAAGTCTTCTCCCTCAACAAGCCGACGATTCACCCCACAATCGAAATGTCCAAATCGGCCACATGCAAAGTCATGATTGTCGATCCCGCTGGCAATCGATTAGCCAATGCCAAGGTCACGATCGTAATTCTTCGTCGCTTATTGCGAACCGGCGGCGTGAATTTGAGCTACGGCTATCGCTCGACAGACATGTTACGAACACTACGACAGGGCAAAGATTGGAATTGGGAATCAGTCTGGAGTCGCAACGACTTCCAGGCAAAAACCGATTCCGACGGCATCGCCGTCCTACGCAATCTTCCGGGCAGCCGCAGCATCGGCCTGACCGCCACCCACGCGCACTTTGAATACACCACAGAAGAGGGCCGTCACTTCACAAAGCTTGAACTCAAACCGGGCGAAACGACCGAAATCACAATCCGCATGGAACCCAAAGGCGAAAACGAACTCGGCGCCCCGTGA
- a CDS encoding HTTM domain-containing protein, whose amino-acid sequence MTQADEQHATASQPSASWRQRLWEPCDSASVVFFRVAFASMALWHIGLVLTSGWIDYYFTNRPYHLSFFGFEWVQALGGTGMWRIHLLMGLAALGVGLGAFYRLSAILFFVTFTYTLLAEAALYQNHYYLMSLLAFLFILIPAHRSFSVDALVFPDKASPFLPNWCRWSLMFLIALPYFYGGIAKLNGDWLQAMPMGIWIPQKTHIPIIGPYLAQPWVAWALSYGGLVLDLTIVPLLLWRRTRLFAYLAVVIFHLMNSVLFKIDIFPWTMILLTTIFFAPDWPRKLLRRPSLKIPKAAITASHTPSLLQRATLGIVGIFVVWQLIFPLRHYVYPGNALWTEEGQNFAWRMMLHNKDVFIRFYATDGVTGKIVQIPVSKMLTQRQLLDIAKSPEQTAAVARFLAEGATKAGLQKVEIHAVSILSLNGRKPQLIFDPDLDLLTVERSWKHQSWITPLTEPLRAEPWDVPSKEWPQAVGIKLPKAMIPQQRAPTAR is encoded by the coding sequence ATGACGCAAGCGGATGAGCAACATGCCACAGCCTCACAGCCATCCGCGTCATGGCGGCAGCGGTTGTGGGAACCGTGCGACAGCGCGTCTGTGGTCTTCTTCCGAGTCGCGTTTGCCAGCATGGCGTTGTGGCACATTGGACTGGTCCTCACTTCCGGCTGGATCGACTATTACTTCACCAATCGACCGTATCACCTCAGTTTTTTTGGTTTTGAATGGGTCCAGGCGCTGGGTGGCACCGGCATGTGGCGGATTCATCTGCTGATGGGATTGGCCGCGTTGGGTGTCGGCCTCGGAGCATTTTATCGTCTGAGTGCGATATTATTCTTTGTCACTTTTACATACACACTGTTGGCCGAAGCAGCGCTCTACCAGAATCATTACTACTTAATGAGTCTGCTCGCCTTTCTGTTCATCTTGATTCCGGCACATCGTTCTTTTTCGGTCGATGCTTTAGTGTTTCCCGACAAAGCCAGCCCGTTCCTGCCCAACTGGTGCCGCTGGAGTTTGATGTTCCTCATCGCCCTGCCCTATTTCTATGGAGGGATTGCCAAACTCAATGGCGACTGGCTACAGGCGATGCCGATGGGCATCTGGATTCCCCAAAAAACGCACATCCCGATCATCGGCCCCTATCTCGCCCAACCTTGGGTGGCCTGGGCTTTGAGCTATGGGGGCCTGGTCTTGGACCTGACAATCGTGCCTTTGCTGCTATGGCGGCGGACGCGATTGTTCGCGTATCTCGCGGTGGTCATCTTCCACCTGATGAATTCGGTGCTGTTCAAAATCGACATCTTTCCCTGGACGATGATTCTGCTAACCACCATCTTTTTCGCCCCCGACTGGCCGCGGAAACTGTTGCGGCGCCCCTCGCTGAAAATCCCCAAAGCTGCAATCACCGCCAGCCATACGCCATCGCTGCTGCAACGCGCTACACTGGGCATTGTCGGGATTTTTGTTGTGTGGCAACTGATCTTTCCCTTGCGTCACTATGTGTATCCGGGAAATGCGCTGTGGACCGAAGAGGGGCAAAATTTTGCATGGCGGATGATGCTACACAACAAGGATGTCTTCATCCGTTTTTACGCCACCGACGGAGTGACAGGGAAAATCGTCCAGATTCCTGTGAGCAAGATGCTGACACAGCGACAATTGTTGGACATCGCCAAGTCACCCGAACAGACCGCGGCAGTCGCCCGGTTCTTGGCCGAGGGCGCCACCAAAGCGGGCCTTCAAAAGGTCGAGATCCATGCGGTATCGATCCTCTCGCTAAACGGTCGCAAACCGCAACTGATATTCGACCCGGATTTGGATCTACTGACAGTAGAGCGGAGTTGGAAACACCAATCTTGGATCACCCCACTGACAGAACCGTTACGAGCGGAACCATGGGACGTGCCCTCAAAGGAATGGCCCCAAGCGGTCGGAATCAAACTTCCTAAAGCGATGATTCCCCAACAACGGGCACCAACCGCCCGTTAG
- a CDS encoding IS110 family transposase, whose product MDSSITSFVGIDVAKNSFDLCLLPQETQHSLTYDTQDLEHLHQLLPQPETCLIVLEATGGYQQRLVAELAAAGHLVAVVNPRQVRDFAKGLGILAKTDRIDARVIARFGQHVRPRTIAENHEKQEELQQLVTRRRQLIDLRTAETNRQEFPVAKIVQKSMQQMITLLNKQIKTLDKQIAELLESDDHWKDKGNILASVPGVGTVTVCSLLAELPELGLLNRKEISALAGLAPFNRDSGRFHGKRSIRGGRASVRNALYMAAFNAKRCNPIIADFAKRLTDQGKPFKIMMTACMRKLLVILNTLVKNNSMWNPKYA is encoded by the coding sequence ATGGACAGCTCTATTACTTCCTTTGTCGGCATCGACGTCGCCAAAAACTCTTTCGATCTGTGTCTCCTTCCGCAGGAAACACAACACTCCCTCACCTATGACACGCAGGACCTTGAGCATTTGCATCAACTCCTGCCCCAACCGGAAACCTGTTTGATCGTCCTCGAAGCCACCGGCGGATATCAGCAACGGCTCGTCGCCGAACTGGCTGCCGCCGGACATCTCGTCGCCGTCGTCAACCCCCGTCAGGTTCGCGACTTCGCCAAAGGTCTCGGCATCCTGGCCAAGACCGACCGCATCGACGCTCGCGTCATCGCCCGCTTTGGGCAGCACGTCCGCCCCAGAACGATTGCCGAAAACCACGAAAAACAAGAGGAATTGCAGCAACTCGTCACTCGACGACGACAACTGATCGACCTCAGAACGGCCGAAACAAACCGGCAGGAATTTCCCGTCGCGAAGATCGTTCAAAAAAGCATGCAACAGATGATTACGTTGCTCAACAAACAAATCAAAACCCTCGACAAGCAGATCGCCGAACTGCTCGAATCCGACGACCATTGGAAAGACAAAGGCAACATCCTCGCTTCCGTTCCGGGCGTCGGCACGGTCACAGTCTGCTCGCTCTTGGCCGAACTCCCGGAACTGGGGCTGCTCAACCGCAAGGAAATTTCCGCCTTGGCTGGCTTGGCACCGTTCAATCGTGATAGCGGACGCTTTCATGGCAAACGCTCCATCCGCGGCGGACGCGCCTCGGTACGCAACGCCCTGTACATGGCCGCTTTCAATGCTAAACGCTGCAATCCCATCATTGCAGACTTTGCAAAACGGCTTACAGACCAGGGCAAGCCGTTCAAAATCATGATGACCGCCTGCATGAGAAAACTCCTCGTCATCCTCAATACGCTCGTCAAAAACAATTCGATGTGGAACCCCAAATATGCCTAA
- a CDS encoding DUF1501 domain-containing protein — protein MSSPHVAALQTKGINTPLSRRSFLVASGMGLAGTAWGTTAPAAAANVPQGRKLAKSTILFFLCGGSSHIDMWDLKPKAPIEYRGPFAPIATTAPGIELSEHLPLLAQQAHHLNIVRSVGATVNTNDHHAGYYHNLTGHAPDITFVTLGNNRTPVADDWPFMGSVVAAKKPARPQLPSAITLPHKPSRAPYTRPGQFAARIGPEFDPLYINGSHENPLQFHAPSLVLDGDVSPERLTNRRELLNTVDAARRDFETNASPKTWSNQQKRAVNLLLSSSTTEAFNVAAEPAALRERYGETINGMSLLLARRLVEAEVPFITVFWKGDTALNKKCKSAGSWDTHGNNFNCLKENLLPEFDRGFSALIEDLSDRGLLDETLLLVSSEMGRTPKIGDRRSGGVAGAGRDHWTHCLSNVFAGGGMSGGQVYGATDRFAQFPADRPVTPAHIAKTVYHAMGIDDLEFHDREGRPYDALPNGYPLTELF, from the coding sequence ATGAGTTCACCCCACGTTGCTGCTTTGCAAACAAAAGGGATCAATACGCCGCTCTCCAGACGCTCATTCCTGGTCGCCTCCGGCATGGGATTGGCGGGAACGGCCTGGGGAACGACCGCCCCGGCAGCAGCGGCAAATGTGCCGCAAGGCCGCAAACTGGCCAAATCGACGATCCTGTTTTTCCTCTGTGGCGGATCCTCGCACATCGACATGTGGGATCTGAAACCGAAAGCCCCGATCGAATATCGCGGCCCCTTCGCTCCGATCGCCACCACCGCTCCCGGTATTGAACTCAGCGAACACCTGCCGCTGCTCGCGCAACAAGCGCACCATCTGAACATCGTCCGATCAGTCGGCGCCACGGTGAACACCAACGACCACCACGCCGGGTACTACCACAATCTCACGGGACATGCGCCGGACATCACCTTCGTAACATTGGGAAACAACCGCACACCGGTAGCAGACGATTGGCCGTTTATGGGTTCGGTCGTCGCCGCCAAAAAACCGGCTCGCCCGCAACTCCCCAGCGCGATCACCTTGCCCCACAAACCAAGCCGGGCACCCTACACCCGGCCGGGACAATTCGCCGCGCGGATTGGTCCTGAATTCGATCCGCTCTACATCAACGGCAGCCATGAAAATCCGCTTCAGTTCCATGCCCCCTCGCTGGTCCTGGATGGGGATGTCTCTCCCGAGCGGCTGACCAACCGCCGTGAATTGCTCAACACGGTCGATGCGGCCCGCCGCGATTTTGAAACAAACGCCTCCCCCAAAACTTGGTCCAACCAACAAAAACGAGCCGTGAATCTACTGCTCTCCTCCAGCACCACCGAGGCGTTCAACGTCGCCGCGGAACCAGCCGCCCTGCGAGAGCGCTATGGCGAAACCATCAATGGTATGAGCCTGCTGTTGGCGCGGCGACTGGTCGAAGCCGAAGTGCCGTTCATTACCGTCTTCTGGAAAGGGGACACGGCGCTGAACAAAAAATGCAAAAGCGCCGGCAGTTGGGACACACACGGCAACAACTTCAACTGCTTGAAAGAGAACCTGCTGCCGGAATTTGATCGCGGTTTTTCCGCACTGATCGAAGACCTGTCCGATCGCGGACTCTTGGACGAAACACTACTGCTGGTCAGCAGCGAAATGGGCCGCACGCCGAAAATTGGCGACCGTCGTTCCGGCGGCGTCGCCGGCGCCGGCCGTGATCACTGGACACACTGCCTAAGCAACGTCTTCGCCGGCGGCGGCATGTCGGGAGGGCAAGTCTATGGCGCCACCGACCGCTTCGCCCAATTCCCCGCCGACCGCCCCGTCACCCCCGCGCACATCGCCAAGACGGTCTACCACGCCATGGGGATCGACGACCTTGAATTCCACGACCGCGAAGGCCGCCCTTACGACGCCCTCCCCAACGGTTATCCGCTGACCGAATTGTTTTAG
- a CDS encoding twin-arginine translocation signal domain-containing protein, with protein MNPLHDNLSRRGFLAGSLAAGTGLAFSPWSLKADETKPKKKLAVVTTEWRFHSHAWHMAERFLTGYPINGKWHHPPFDVVTAYVDQFPDNDLSRGRAKEFGFKITPTIAEALRNGKDKLDVDAVLIIGEHGKYDKSDVGQTKYPRYEFFKAVTDVFAEDGKVVPIFNDKHLSWNWDWAKEMVDISREQKIPFLAGSSLPVTWRMPSIDMPYGAEVEEIMSVAIGGTDSYDFHALEVMQCMAERRKGGETGVVSMQALRGDDVWEAMDAGPWNAGGWDPQLFKACLTRTQTLAQPETYSHRYPTTAQIREWVKKPIAYRFEYADGLKGTMLLMNGLVNDFTFAAKLKGQKDPLSTLFYLPPNPNVVYSAALMSNAEKTFLTGKPPYPVERTLLTGGLVEAGMQSLAQDSKKLETPHLAVEYQVPDKTLFWVS; from the coding sequence ATGAATCCTCTCCATGACAATCTCTCCCGCCGTGGCTTTCTCGCTGGTTCATTGGCCGCCGGAACCGGTTTGGCGTTTTCGCCGTGGTCGCTTAAGGCGGACGAGACGAAGCCTAAGAAAAAGCTGGCCGTCGTTACCACTGAGTGGCGGTTTCACTCCCATGCTTGGCACATGGCGGAGCGGTTTTTGACCGGTTATCCCATCAATGGCAAATGGCATCACCCGCCGTTTGATGTCGTGACCGCTTACGTCGATCAATTCCCCGACAACGACCTCAGCCGCGGCCGCGCTAAAGAGTTCGGTTTCAAAATCACGCCCACCATTGCCGAAGCGCTGCGCAACGGCAAAGACAAACTCGATGTCGATGCTGTGCTGATCATCGGCGAACATGGCAAATACGACAAAAGCGACGTTGGCCAAACAAAATATCCCCGCTACGAATTCTTCAAAGCGGTCACCGATGTCTTTGCCGAAGACGGAAAAGTCGTCCCCATTTTCAACGACAAGCACCTGTCGTGGAATTGGGACTGGGCCAAAGAGATGGTCGACATCTCGCGCGAACAGAAGATCCCATTCCTCGCCGGTTCTTCGTTGCCGGTCACATGGCGGATGCCCTCCATCGATATGCCTTACGGCGCTGAGGTCGAGGAGATTATGTCGGTCGCCATCGGCGGCACGGACAGCTACGACTTTCACGCACTGGAAGTCATGCAGTGCATGGCCGAGCGACGCAAGGGAGGCGAAACGGGAGTGGTCTCCATGCAGGCTCTCCGCGGCGACGATGTCTGGGAAGCGATGGACGCCGGCCCCTGGAATGCGGGCGGTTGGGACCCCCAACTGTTCAAAGCCTGCCTGACCCGCACGCAAACCTTGGCCCAACCCGAGACCTACAGTCATCGCTACCCCACCACTGCTCAGATCCGGGAATGGGTCAAAAAGCCGATCGCCTACCGTTTCGAATACGCCGACGGCCTGAAAGGCACGATGCTACTCATGAACGGCTTGGTGAACGACTTCACCTTCGCCGCCAAGTTGAAGGGCCAAAAAGATCCGCTCTCAACGCTGTTCTATCTGCCCCCCAACCCCAACGTGGTCTACTCCGCCGCCCTGATGTCCAACGCCGAAAAGACCTTCCTCACCGGCAAGCCCCCCTACCCCGTCGAACGCACACTCCTGACCGGCGGCCTCGTCGAAGCGGGCATGCAATCGCTGGCGCAAGACAGCAAGAAACTGGAAACGCCGCACCTAGCGGTCGAGTACCAGGTGCCGGACAAAACGTTGTTCTGGGTGAGTTAA
- a CDS encoding DUF1501 domain-containing protein encodes MFHRRELLQIGCSSFFGLGLSQILQQRSVAATAKESRVKSVVLVFLTGGGSHIDMFDPKPESPEIKGEFGPIATALPGINFSDKMPGLAERAGKLAIVRSMAHGDNRHLSGTHNMLTGAVQPFTGNSNQDKSLKRSDWPSIGSSVSYLRPRADKLPSQVTLPNPLIEGVLVWPGQHAGFLGPKYDPFVLKDDPNSEKYKVNGLSLIDGLDVGRLKHRQQLLQTIEGTPTGVSTSPAGQKYAGEQELAMSMLTSSKLKQALDINLEPAETRDRYGRHQYGQTLLLARRLVELEMPVIQCNMGRVQSWDTHVNHFPRLKTMLPALDTGVSALLDDLSERGLLDQTLVICVGEFGRTPRISPLAGQSVPGRHHWAMGYTAVFAGGGVRGGQVIGKSDAIGAYPMTTPYHPNDIGATIFTSLGIDPHIMVPDRENRPRYLNEGKVMDVLYTGAT; translated from the coding sequence ATGTTTCATCGTCGTGAACTTTTGCAAATTGGTTGTTCGTCATTCTTCGGACTCGGTCTGTCGCAAATTTTGCAACAGCGGTCCGTTGCAGCGACGGCGAAAGAGAGCCGCGTAAAATCTGTGGTGCTGGTGTTTTTGACCGGCGGCGGCAGTCACATCGATATGTTCGATCCCAAACCGGAATCTCCTGAAATCAAAGGAGAATTCGGGCCGATCGCCACCGCATTGCCGGGCATTAATTTTTCCGACAAGATGCCGGGACTTGCGGAGCGGGCGGGGAAATTGGCGATCGTGCGATCGATGGCGCATGGCGATAACCGCCATCTCTCCGGAACGCACAATATGCTGACCGGGGCCGTGCAACCATTCACCGGCAATTCAAATCAGGACAAATCACTGAAGCGGTCTGATTGGCCGTCCATTGGTTCGTCGGTTTCCTACTTGCGGCCGCGGGCGGATAAATTGCCGAGCCAAGTGACCTTGCCCAATCCGCTCATCGAAGGCGTGTTGGTCTGGCCGGGGCAGCATGCTGGATTTCTAGGTCCCAAGTACGATCCGTTCGTGCTCAAGGATGATCCCAATAGTGAAAAGTATAAGGTCAATGGCCTGTCATTGATCGACGGGTTGGATGTCGGACGGTTGAAGCACCGGCAACAGTTGCTGCAGACCATCGAAGGGACGCCGACAGGCGTGAGCACTTCGCCAGCAGGGCAAAAGTACGCCGGTGAACAGGAATTGGCGATGTCGATGCTGACCTCCTCGAAGCTGAAACAGGCGCTGGACATCAATCTCGAACCCGCGGAGACGCGCGATCGTTATGGGCGGCATCAGTACGGCCAAACGTTGCTATTGGCCCGACGGTTAGTTGAGTTGGAGATGCCGGTCATTCAGTGCAACATGGGGAGAGTGCAATCGTGGGATACCCACGTGAACCACTTCCCGCGGCTGAAGACTATGTTGCCGGCGCTCGATACGGGCGTGAGTGCTCTGTTGGACGATCTGAGCGAACGCGGGCTGTTGGATCAGACGTTGGTGATCTGCGTCGGTGAATTCGGACGGACACCGCGGATATCGCCGCTGGCGGGACAATCGGTGCCGGGTCGCCATCACTGGGCGATGGGCTACACAGCCGTGTTTGCCGGTGGCGGCGTGCGTGGCGGGCAGGTGATTGGGAAATCGGATGCGATTGGCGCGTATCCGATGACGACTCCGTATCACCCCAACGATATTGGCGCGACAATCTTCACATCGTTGGGCATCGATCCGCACATCATGGTCCCCGATCGCGAGAACCGGCCGCGATATCTGAACGAGGGCAAAGTGATGGACGTGTTGTACACCGGAGCCACGTGA